A stretch of the Bacillus licheniformis DSM 13 = ATCC 14580 genome encodes the following:
- a CDS encoding MFS transporter: MFSNGRGFVIVMLFLAGVINYLDRSALSVAAPFIQEDLNIRPAQMGMLFSSFFIGYAVFNFIGGWASDKYGAKHTLSAAMVVWSVFSGAIALTYNFVSLFIIRVIFGMGEGPLSAATSKSVNNWFPQKERARALGMTMCGTPLGGAVSGPIVGLIAIHWGWKASFVLIMIIGLVWTCFWMKFMKDKPADSGSLSPEKEARPKKDTGIPLSFYLKQPTVLFTAFAFFSYNYILFFFLTWFPSYLTTARGLSIHDMSVATIIPWVVGFLGLALGGFISDYLFKLTGKQMFSRKAVLVCCLLAAAVCIGFAGLVTTAFGAVALVALSVFFLYLTGITYWAIIQDIVHPDRVGGVSGFMHFLANTSGIIGPTVTGYIVEYTGAFTSAFLLAGGLAVAGSICVALFVKPIRSERLPQSVGEGGQGHPL; the protein is encoded by the coding sequence ATGTTTTCAAACGGCCGCGGGTTTGTCATCGTGATGCTTTTTTTGGCGGGAGTGATTAATTATTTGGATCGTTCGGCATTGTCTGTCGCCGCTCCTTTTATTCAGGAAGATTTGAACATACGTCCGGCGCAGATGGGCATGCTGTTCAGCAGTTTTTTCATCGGATATGCCGTCTTTAATTTTATCGGCGGCTGGGCATCAGACAAATACGGAGCGAAACATACGCTGTCGGCTGCAATGGTCGTATGGTCGGTTTTCAGCGGCGCTATTGCACTGACATATAATTTCGTTTCACTGTTTATCATCCGCGTCATTTTCGGCATGGGGGAAGGTCCGCTGTCAGCGGCAACGAGCAAGTCGGTCAACAATTGGTTTCCGCAAAAAGAAAGGGCAAGAGCGCTCGGCATGACAATGTGCGGAACGCCGCTCGGCGGAGCCGTTTCAGGTCCGATCGTCGGATTGATCGCGATCCATTGGGGGTGGAAGGCTTCCTTTGTGTTGATCATGATCATCGGGCTTGTTTGGACTTGCTTCTGGATGAAATTCATGAAAGATAAGCCGGCTGATTCCGGCAGTTTGTCTCCTGAAAAGGAAGCGCGTCCGAAAAAGGATACCGGCATCCCGCTGTCTTTTTATTTGAAGCAGCCGACCGTGCTGTTTACGGCGTTCGCGTTCTTTTCCTACAACTATATTTTGTTCTTTTTCTTAACATGGTTTCCGAGCTATTTAACGACAGCCCGGGGGCTGAGCATTCACGATATGAGCGTTGCAACGATTATACCGTGGGTTGTCGGATTTCTCGGTCTTGCGCTTGGGGGATTTATTTCAGATTATCTGTTCAAGCTGACGGGCAAACAGATGTTTTCCAGAAAAGCCGTGCTTGTGTGCTGCCTTTTGGCTGCAGCGGTATGCATTGGATTTGCCGGGCTTGTCACTACCGCGTTTGGAGCTGTTGCACTTGTCGCATTATCGGTTTTCTTTTTGTATTTGACCGGCATCACATACTGGGCGATTATACAGGATATCGTTCATCCGGACAGGGTCGGGGGCGTGAGCGGATTCATGCATTTTCTTGCCAATACATCCGGCATTATCGGTCCGACGGTTACAGGGTACATCGTCGAGTACACCGGAGCTTTCACAAGCGCCTTTTTGCTTGCGGGAGGGCTGGCGGTGGCAGGTTCTATTTGCGTCGCTTTGTTTGTGAAACCGATACGTTCTGAAAGGCTGCCTCAATCTGTAGGAGAAGGCGGACAGGGGCATCCTTTATGA